The genome window ttttttgctcaattccactttaattgaattcaactctcttcatggcatcatttacctgaaaatctagcaatacacaccataaacaacctcatattataattaaaggacgcaaaatctaaagaaaagagactaaaataagtggtaaaatcaccactcatcaacaccccaacttaaagcttttgcttgtcctcaagaaaatcaAAACCAATAATTCAATGAGGTTCTACCATTTAAAGCACAAGTAGTATTGCTATCATTTAcaaatcacattctccaattaagcaCCATAATTATGGATTTGtttggtactaataattaggctcaatCATGTGAATCGTAAccaaataactccctcatttaGAAACAACTTCAAGAAATGCAAAGGAGTTTTAAAATAATCAAGTGACAATAAaaagcctcaagaagtgactcaaaagtactagtctactacatatgctcaatttactcaattcgggatatatcaatgtcaccaatccatcctaatccatgtgccctcacaagaaagaaagtcccaaaatcaccatatttacaataacaacacaagggacaaatgcacaaagacactcacactcaacaaagaatttcaaaTGTTGcaaaatatcatgccataagcttgcccttattttaatttgCCGCCTATTCAAGCATtcggttggagatcccataaagactttttaagcttgtaatgtaTGTTTAGGGAAGGGTTggataagcatttgggatacaagtgactacacccgcattgaacactactcacatttgtatttcttttgcactttgcttcttttttaAACCAAATAGCCCTTATTgacatctagttaccaacataaAACCATcttaaagtacctctctaattttctcaagactccatatttttttattttttttatttttttaattatatatataactactttcttttggagcttgagtatctttgtcacgacccaattctatctcaggccgtgatgacgcccaacaccattgttaggcaagccaacattgatcaaactaatggtttcccgtttaaataaattataagtgtataacatttcctcatttgtttaaaagatttagaaatttgcaaAGGTGACATAATTAAACGGAAGCAAACGAGTATAAATCGTAATCATGTaatcaaatccaaaatcataagtctactagtatgtgtgccaagacctggtgtcacaagtatgtgggcaatctagtagaatatacaaaagaacactagcttactgtctgaaatgaaatagacagaaataaaataaaatataagggagactccagctgctgcagaacggctcggaagacagctcaccgtgaagtctcgagatggggatcaaatcTGCGCACCGGACTGGTAGCCAGatacacctgcctcagatcctgtacaattaagtagtaaagtgtagcgtgagtacataaataatatgtacccagtaagtatctaggctaacctagaagaagtagtgacgaggggtcgactccgacacttactagggccaataacatgataatatgaaattctaattaagcatgatatacaacaataagactCAGAACAAGGAAATAACTGAGCAAGTCTTTAGAAATATTTAAGAGCTTGAATCACTTCCTTCCTTCaaaacatatgatcacacaaacaatgaatttataccgattatgaaaggaacttccagttttattatcacacacgaataccaccaaggacgttcggcccgatccaacacaaatgtaaactgtgcactgccgagggtcgaatgacacgaaccatagatgcatctattaccctgctcgcgaatcatacatgcgatacagtcaaatataaatttatcaataaatcataacccttctttgattcttttcaaaatgaagacaattcgacttgaagcttttaaatccttaaaaatcctcaactcagttccatttgatacagttaacaaatatGATCAAATAATGGTGTCCACAAGCacggtgtaaacctaaaactactcggacataaacaagaatagtagctacgtacggactctcatcacttcatgcgtacgtagcccccacaaataacaacacatattaattaagttcacctatggggtaagttccctcttacaaggttagacaagagacttacctcgtctcaaagcttacttcccaattcaagaatgcgctcaaacctccaaatttgatgccaaacgactgggaactagccaaacataatataaatcgatcaatctattgctcaaaagttcatatctccactattaaagtgattacccaaccaaaattgcaagattcctaaaattcacccccgggcccacacatccagattctggaaatatttgaagaaagttgttacgcATAACCTTAGGGACATAATATATGATTTTCCctaagtttcataatcattttcgtggtaaaatctcatttttattaaaccctagatttttttcatctcaacccatgatttctactaattttcatgtggaaatctacccataatatatgtactaaactcatatttagaagaaattacttacctcacaaagctaggtcgaaatcccctccttagaagctctcaaatcgcccaagagtggaagaaaatgtgataaaaatggtccTAACCCGTAATACATGAGGCTCACTTCCTCCAgcggtttccgcacctgcagtcatagggccgcacctgcgctctCGCTTATGCTAACAAGGGTCCGTTTCTGCGGAATTCACTGGGCTGGCTCGGACTGCTTCTGCGGACGGAcacccgcttctgcggaggacgggccgcatctgcggaacctggTTGCCCTCCTTTGGCCGCTTCTACGAGGCTTGGCccacacctgcgagctcgcacatgcggctgaccaagcgcaggtgcggtatTCACAGATCTGGTGCATCAGTTACTGCtccaagtttggaatcataaaatggactcacacgaactctcggaacgcccgaaacaacatcaaaactaagaatcgcactccaaaaccaattgaatcaaacttaagaacatcaaagttcttcaatttacttccaatgcgccgaaacgtacttaaactactcggaatgacaccaaattttacgtgtaAGTCTTAAGTGACATTACAAAACTATTCTCGATCTCGGAATTCTGTTtagacctcgatatcaccaaaatctgctccaaaccaaatttaaagaacttttaaaaccttcaagaaccaactttcactattaggagccgaaacgctcccgggtcatccaaaatccgatccgaacatacgcccaagttcaaaatcatcatatgaacctattggaaccgtcaaatcctgattccgaggtcgtttactcaaaatgttaaccgaagtcaaacttcgccttttaagccaaccttaaggaaccaagtgttccgattccaacccgaacccttccaaatcccgaactaaccattcccgcaagtcataaaacagtaaaagcatgtacgagaagtcttatttaggggaatggggttctagaaagcaaaacgaccggtcgggtcattacattctccacctcttaaacaaacgttcgtcctcaaacgagtttagaatcatacctgaagtgctgaataagagtaaatatctgctctgcatgtcctcctcggactcccaggtcgcctcctcgattggttggcccctccactggacctttaccgtggaaatcctcttggatctcaactggcgatcctgtctagcaacaatggcaactggctcctcctcataacccaagctctaatctagctgaatagtgctgaagtctaacacatgtgacaagtcggcgtgatacctccggagcatagacacgtaaaaaaccggatgaacccctaataggctgggaggtaaagcaagctcataagcaacatcCCCAacccgcctcaacacctcaaatgggcctataaaccttaggctcaacttgcccttcttcccgaatctcataatgcccttcatcggcgagactttcaagagaaccttctcgcctaccataaacgatacatcacgcgccttttgatctgcgtaactcttctgtctagagtGCGATGTGTgaagtcgctcttgaatcaactttaccttttccaaggcatcctttaccaaatcagtaccatataacttagtctcgccgggctcaaaccacccgataggagaacgacatcgccgaccatataaagcctcaaatggagctatctcaatgctggactgataactattgttgtaagaaaacttggGCAAAGGCAAGAACTGACcccactgtcccccaaagtcaatcacacatgctctgggcatgtcctccaagatctggacTGTCCACTCTGACTGCCCATcgatctgtggatgaaatgaagtgctgagctctacatgggtccccaactTACTCTGTACGGCTCgccagaaatgcgaagtgaactgagggcctctgtctGATATGATGTAAATAGGCACACCGAAACTATTTCccaaatataaatctgggccaacctctccaaAGTATAAGTAGtagcaactggaatgaagtgtgttgacttggtcaacctgtcaacaatgatccaaactgcatcgaacttccgcaaggtccgcgacaacccaactacgaagtccatagtaatgcattcCCATTTTCACTATGGTATAATCATCTGCTGGAgtaagccacctggcctctggtgctcatacttaacctgctggcaatttagccacctagctacatacttagctatgtctttctttatccgccgccaccaataatgctgtctcaggtcctgatatatcttcgtagcacctggataaatggaatatcgagaaatgtgtgcctcttctaggatcctctccctcaagccattgacattaggaacacatagacgaccctgtaGTCACAggacaccatcctcgccaatagaaacctccttggcaataccctgtagtaccgtctccctGAGAACTGCCAAAtatggatcatcaaactgtcaagccttgatctgctccaatagtgaagactgggcaacaacacatgcaagaattcggctgggctctgaaatatccaacctcacaagtccgttggccaaggactgaatgtccaaagctagtggcctctcctctgctgaaacaAATGCCAAGCTACCTatgctctctgccttcctgctcaaggcatccgcgactacattcgccttgcccggatgataaagaatagtgatgtcatagtccttcagtaactcaagccatatgcgttgcctcaaattgagatccctttgcctgaacaaatgttgcaaactgcggtgatcaatgtaaacctcacaaggcaccccatatagataatgcctccagatcttaagagcatgaacaatcgcggccaactccaaatcgtgcacaggataattcttctcatgggtcttcagttgacgggaagcatatgcaataactcgcccctcctgcatcaatacacaacccaagccaacgcgtgaagcgtcgcaatacaccgtatacatccccgaaccgtaAGGCAACACCagaactggtgctgtagtcaaagctgtcttgaacttctaaaagctcacctcacaatcatcggtctaacggaacggagcacccttctgggtcaatctaagTCAAAGGTactgcaatggatgagaagccctccacaaatcggcgataataatctgctagccccaagaaactcctaatctcagttgccgaagtaggacgaggccaactctgaacctcctcaatcttcttgggatccgccttaataccctcgcctaataccacgtgccccaagaatgccatagaatataaccaaaactcacatttggagaacttagcatatagcttctgttccctcaaggtctgaagcaccactctcaaatgctgctcatgctcctccatgctacgtgaataaatcaagatgtcatcaatgaagacaataacaaaggaatcgatataaggcctgaacaccctgttcatcaaatcaataaatgtcgttggggcattagtcaggccaacggacatcactagaaactcataatggccatatctagtataaaaggcagtcttcggaacatctgagtcccgaatcttcaactgatggtatcccgatctcaggtcgatcttagaaaacaccctagcaccctgcaactagtcaaacaaatcatcaatatgcggcaacgggtacttgttcttaatggtgactttgtgcaactggcggtaatcaatgcacatccgcatagtcccattcttcttcttcacaaataatactggtgcaccctaaggtgatatactcggcctgacgaaccccttcgCTAGCAACTTCTCgagctgttccttcaactccttcaattctttcggagccatacgatacggtgggatgGATATAGGTTGAGTTCCTAGAGCCAAGTCAATaaagaaatcaatatcatgatctggtgtcagaaggaaacacatcggcgaactctcagactactggcactgaatcaataacccgactagatgtactgacagatgaacccttccattCCAATCTAGGAGACTTTGGCATTGCtaaggtaacaatcttggcatggcaatcaaggatggcatgatatgtggataaccagtccatgcccaggatgaccttaaAGTAGGTCATATCAAGTAACAAAAGGTCCtctctagtctcgtaaccacaaAATATGACCACATAGGACCGATATATCCGATCCACAACCACAGAATCAcctacatgagtggacacataaacaggagtacccaaggactcgcgaggaatatccaggaaatgagcaaacatggacgatacatatgaataggtagatcctggatcaaataacaccgaagcatccctacctcagacagaaataatacctgtgatcacggcatctgaggccacctCATCTGGTTTGGCCAGGAAaacatagaatctagctggagtgccagatggctggcctccacctgactGAACAATAGCTGGCTGACCACCCCCTGCCTGGCCTCCaactctaggacggcccctacccgcCTGTCCCCCATCTTTGGGCGGTCGGACGGCTGGTGCTACAATCATGGGctgatgaccctgctgtactgccttgccctgaaGTCCGGGACATGCTCTCTTCATGTGACCCAAATATCCACACTCGTAACAAACTCTCGGTACCATAGACTGCTGCcccgaagtctgaccctgatggcttggatacccactagaagaaccctggatggctggtgggcggtatgaactctccaGCGTGGCACTGAAATAGGCACTGGAAGGACCCTAATGAGCTGGTgggtgataagaactctctggcatagcactaaaatagggccgtgctggagcaccccgaggaggtggtggtgctggatatgtgggcctgctaggttaacccctcccaaactgacctctgcccctagacggGGCACTTCTAAACTCTATAGAGAAACGAGTcctcttgtcctgctgcatctgctctctacccctctggcggtagccctcaatcctccgagcaatatccactactagctgataatcagtacccatctcaacctcccgaGACATACTAGCCCGAATACCGGGGTGCAACCTTACAATAAATCTCCGCACTCTCTCTAcgtcggtaggaagtatcataagggcgtggcgagacaactcaaagaatctcgcctcataatcgatcactgacatctgaccctgcttgAGCTACTCAAACAGACCTCGCAACTCTTCtttctgagagggtggaatatacctgtccaagaaaagCTGTGTAAACTAGTCCCAGGTCATAGGAGGAGAACCCTCTGGTTTGCCAAGAAAataagactaccaccatctacgggccctgccctccaactggaaagtagtgaaatccaccctaTGGgaatccaatatcctcatgttatgcagtctgtccctgcactgaTCAATGAAGTTCTGAGGATCCTCATGCTGCTTGCCCCCGAAGAtagagggtgtagcctagtccgtCAGTCTAATAGCTTATGCAGATCGCCATCCGCAACTGGTCTAGGCTCTGGTGCAACTGCTGTAACTAGTTGGGCTCTGCCCACGGGTAGTATACCCGGAGTCTGATATACTGCAGCTGCATGCCCCGGAGCCTGGGCACTACGGGTCTGcgctccccctcccacctgagatgtggctgggtctgctggaaataaaccagcctaagtcatagtgtccatgaaccgcaacatacgacctATGACCTTCTGAAAAcccggtgctgacatgaaatctgTCGGGGCTGGCTCTGTGGCGGgaacctcgccctgctcctcaatgatgggatcctccactggatccgctggtggtgctATCGGGTCAGCTCTGGGATGCCCTCATCCCCTACCTCGAGTCGGttccctcccccggcctctgcctcggcctatAGCAAACGGGTGTAGCAGGTCCTCCCAGGTCTAGAATGTCCGCCGTACGCATCCtctccatctgtgagagaatgagatAAAGGGTTTTAGTATACTACCAATTGCACgctaggagatgaataaagagtagtttcctaacaccctatagcctctcgaagataaggacagacgtctccgcaccgatccacaagactctactaggtctgcccataacttgtgagacctacatgaacctagtgccctgataccatgttgtcatgacccaattccatCTCAGGCTACGTGGCGCCCAATACCATTGTTAGGAAATCCAACACTAATCAAACTAATGGTTTCCCATTTAAATAAATTACTAAGTGGATAACatttctttatttgtttaaaagatttagaaatttgcaaAGGTGACATAATTAAACGGAAGCAAACTAGTACAAATCGTAACCAtgtaaacaaatccaaaatcataagtctactactgtgtgtgccaagatctggtatcacaagtatgtgggcaatctagtagaatatacaaaataacaCTAGCCTACTGTCTAAAATGAAACAGACAGaatcaaaataaaatataagggagaCTCCAGCtactgcagaacgactcagaagacagctcaccgtgaagtctcgagatggggatcTAATCTGAGCACCAGACtagtaaccagatgcacctgcctcagattatgtacaattaagtacaaaagtgtaacgtgagtacataaataatatatacccagtaattatctagcctaacctcgaagaagtagtgacgagtggtcgactccgacacttactagggccaataacatgatgatatgaaattctaattaagcatgatatacaacaataagactCAGAACAAGGAAATAACTGAGCAagtcttcaaaaatatttaagaGCTTGAGTCACTTCCTTCCTTCaaaacatatgatcacacaaacAATGAATTTCTACCGATTATGAAAGGAACTTCAAGTTTtttatcacacacgaataccaccgaggacgttcggcctgATACAACACAAatgtaaactgtgcactaccgagggtcgaacgacgtgaaccatagatgtatctattaccacgctcgcgaatcatacctgcgacacagtcaaatataaatttatcaataaatcataacccttcattgattcttttcaaaatgaagacaattcgacttgaagcttttaaatccttaaagtcctcaactcagttccatttaatacagttaacaaatatgatcaaataacggtgtccacaagcatggtgtaaatcttaaactacccggacataaacataaatagtagctacgtacggactctcgtcacttcgtgcgtacgtagcccccacaaataacaacacatattaattaagttcacctatggggtaagttccctcttacaagattagacaagagacttacctcgtctcaaagcttacttcccaattcaagaatgcgctcaaacctccaaatttgatgccgaCTCGGAACTAGCCAAACATAATACAAATCGATCAATctattgctcaaaagttcatatctccaccattaaagtgattacccaaccaaaattgcaagattcctaaaattcacccccgggcccacacgcccgggttccgaaaatatttgaagaaagttgttacccataaccttaggaacataatatatgattttcactaagtttcataatcattttcgtggtaaaatctcatttttattaaaccctagaTTTTTTTCATCTCAACacatgatttctaccaattttcatgtggaaatctacccataatatatgcactaaactcatatttagaagaaattacttacctcacaaagttAGGTCAAAATCCCCTCCTtagaagctctcaaatcgcccaagagtggaagaaaatataataaaaatggtcCTAACCCGTAATAAATGAGGCTCACTGCCTCCaacgatttccgcacctgcggtcatagtGCCGCACCTACGCCCTCACATCTTCAGAATTCACTGGGCTGactgggaccgcttctgcggacgggtaCCTGCTTCTGTGGTTCCGCTTCTGCAGAGGATGGGCCGCATCTGTAGAACCTAGCTGCCCTCCTTTGGCTGCTTCTGCGAGGCttggcccgcacctgcgagctcgcacttgcggctgaccaagcgcaggtgTGGTATTGACAAATCTGGTGCATCAGCTGCTGCTCCAAATTCTcatcttggtccgagcctcgtccgattgacactagGGCCCCCCGGGGACccgctcgaacataccaacaagtttggaatcataaaacggactcgctcgaactctcagaatgcccaaaacaacattaaaactaagaatcgtaccccaaaaccaattgaatcaaacttaagaacttcaagttcttcaatttacttccaacgcACTGAAACGTACTTAAaatactcggaatgacaccaaaatttacgtgcaagtcttaattgacattacagaactTTCCCGATCTCAAAATtctatttggacctcgatatcatcaaaacccgctccaaactaaatttaaagaactttcaaaaccttcaagaaccaactttcactattaggcgccgaaacgctctcggttcatccaaaacccgatctgaacatacgcccaagtccgaaatcatcatacgaacctattggaactatcaaatcccgattccgaggtcttttactcaaaatgttgaccgaagtcaaacttggctttttaagccaaccttaaggaaccaagtgttccgattccaacccgaacccttccaaatcccgaactaaccattcccgcaagtcataaaatagtaaaagcatgtacgggaagtcttatttagggaaacagggttctagaaagtaaaacaaccggtcgggtcgttacaatcttcttataaacaactttgaggtatatgtttCTACACTCAATGTACAACCTTACCAATTTTCACCTTGacaccaacacccccaacttaggcttttagactcattctcaatattcaaggagggacgagttcaaaagagggaattatttcataaatgggtaaaggtttgtaatgaggtGGCTAAAGAAAAGATTAAAGGCTCAAATGGGGTAAATTAGTGATAATATTTATGAAATGGTAGGCTTGAAAGGCTAAAGAGgctttttcaaagatcacaaagaatGCCTAAGGTTATCCCTCCAACgaaacataattaacattagcattgGAAGgccaaccgggcaagttctagttgatagaagtaaacacaaaaattatttttaacaagaactaacacacatggcacatgaactaatcaagacgctcaatttcacttcttaataAGAGCATTTAGAGCAATATTATGCCAACTAGTGGGTAAAGAGTCACCAAATGAGCCAAAAAGTTGTCACaaaattattcttccccatgcaacttactttttcaatttaaaaccaAATTTCGGGGGTTcggaggggtattcttaattcacacttcacatacaagagactaattttattagtaccaCATAATCTAAAAGTCTCCACAtaacaaaacaagactaattcccttaagaaagtcgtcATGCCATCTATCATAGgaaaaagtcacccggttcaacacAAGAAATGTTCCtcgggaaagaaccgtagcataaagaaaacccaagaaaatactactaaagaaataaaaacaaTA of Nicotiana tomentosiformis chromosome 7, ASM39032v3, whole genome shotgun sequence contains these proteins:
- the LOC138896045 gene encoding uncharacterized protein, with translation MGTDYQLVVDIARRIEGYRQRGREQMQQDKRTRFSIEFRSAPSRGRAIQGSSSGYPSHQGQTSGQQSMVPRVCYECGYLGHMKRACPGLQGKAVQQGHQPMIVAPAVRPPKDGGQAGRGRPRVGGQAGGGQPAIVQSGGGQPSGTPARFYVFLAKPDEVASDAVITGDSVVVDRIYRSYVVIFCGYETREDLLLLDMTYFKVILGMDWLSTYHAILDCHAKIVTLAMPKSPRLEWKGSSVSTSSRVIDSVPVV